The proteins below come from a single Lodderomyces elongisporus chromosome 3, complete sequence genomic window:
- the SEY1 gene encoding Dynamin-like GTPase that mediates homotypic ER fusion (BUSCO:EOG092610TN): protein MSSGEPLSETSSSSSSFVPVDQVHLQDAIQVIDENKHFNKDILGYINKTCPPNIGHNYHIVAVFGSQSTGKSTLLNRLFNTNFDVMNEQSRQQTTKGIWLAQSPVLSTSHGHGASKSSILVMDVEGTDGRERGEDQDFERKAALFALSTSEVLILNIWETQVGLYQGANMGLLKTVFEVNLTLFGKSKLESKNNLQSKSSHKVLLLVVIRDHVGNTPVENLASTITIDLKKMWDSLSKPTELKELAFEDFFDLDFHALNHKILQPKEFTAGVGRLGDRLVVENDIFKPEYHHNIPIDGWTLYAEKCWEQIETNKDLDLPTQQILVAQFKCDEVVDTVFKEFSNKFKELFAVIEESPDYENVGALFSDLKSEVLEDYDQVAAKYNQSVYLQKRQKLDDLVNTKLKEVFDVHAKNLLQHSLTKYKKDLVALKGKDFAARSKSLSDEALELVMLNLSHISLSGAFATEILLHQFASDIKAITSQQQFIELNNIVSKAVKKLSQSLSKSMQLQLNDPTEKTWDNILYNFHQLQKEFTSKHNGDFGLNTTEAENENAFAKFKFQSWDAFYQLIHKSITKEKVLQQLQTRFDDKFRYDVNGLPKLYQNSRELEESFAVAKEHALGVLPILTIAKLSDDSEIIPDVDIFNKSLRVKYSASNRVGNYNEEGGEEEEDEDEDEDDDDVASNGFADIINEVEKAEIMAKFRKEIDAKFMETKRSIVQHVTQIPYYIYIIILLLGWNEFMAVVRNPFTFSLAIILGASLYILYTMNLLKPALTVTQRLVDEVIAVGKEKLREVLIDDHHIQAHNLDKMTGKVKVGIHEENAKEDEDATDFLKPKPTQVDVTSRNVVEEE, encoded by the coding sequence ATGAGCAGTGGCGAACCTTTATCAGAGACATCGtcgtcttcttcatcatttgTGCCAGTCGACCAGGTTCACTTGCAAGATGCAATACAGGTGATTGACGAGAACAAACATTTCAACAAGGATATACTTGGCTATATCAACAAGACATGTCCACCCAATATTGGCCACAACTATCACATTGTGGCAGTGTTTGGCTCGCAATCCACTGGTAAATCTACATTGTTAAACAGGTTATTCAATACCAACTTTGATGTAATGAATGAGCAAAGTCGTCAGCAAACTACAAAGGGAATCTGGTTGGCTCAATCACCCGTTTTATCTACTTCTCATGGCCACGGTGCGAGTAAATCGAGTATCTTGGTGATGGATGTCGAAGGTACAGATGGCCGTGAAAGAGGCGAGGACCAGgattttgaaagaaaagcagCATTGTTTGCATTGTCGACTTCGGAGGTATTAATTCTCAATATATGGGAGACCCAAGTAGGATTGTATCAAGGTGCCAACATGGGATTGCTCAAAACCGTGTTTGAAGTCAATTTGACTCTTTTTGGCAAGAGCAAGTTGGAATCgaaaaacaatttgcaGTCAAAGAGCAGCCACAAGGTTTTGTTGCTCGTGGTGATTAGAGACCATGTGGGAAACACCCCGGTTGAGAATTTGGCCTCTACAATCACAAtcgatttgaaaaaaatgtggGATTCGCTTCTGAAACCCACCGAATTGAAGGAATTGGCTTTTGAGGATTTCTTTGACCTTGATTTCCATGCATTGAACCACAAGATCTTACAACCCAAGGAGTTTACTGCTGGTGTTGGTAGATTGGGTGATAGATTagttgttgaaaatgacATCTTTAAACCAGAATACCACCACAATATTCCAATTGATGGGTGGACATTGTATGCGGAAAAGTGTTGGGAGCAAATCGAAACCAATAAGGATTTGGACTTGCCAACACAGCAAATTTTGGTTGCGCAATTCAAGTGTGACGAAGTAGTAGACACTGTTTTTAAAGAGTTTTCCAACAAGTTCAAGGAGTTATTTGCAGTGATTGAAGAATCACCCGACTATGAAAATGTTGGTGCTCTATTCAGTGATTTAAAGAGTGAAGTTTTGGAGGATTACGACCAAGTTGCAGCAAAATACAACCAGTCAGTGTATTTacaaaagagacaaaaactTGATGATCTTGTTAACACtaaattgaaagaagtGTTTGACGTACACGCCAAGAACTTGTTGCAACATTCACTCACCAAATACAAGAAAGATCTTGTGGCATTGAAGGGCAAGGATTTTGCAGCAAGATCAAAGTCGTTGTCAGATGAAGCGTTGGAACTTGTAATGTTGAATTTGAGCCACATTTCATTGAGTGGTGCATTTGCCACAGAAATTTTACTTCACCAGTTTGCATCCGATATAAAAGCTATTActtctcaacaacaatttatCGAGCTCAATAATATTGTTTCCAAGGCAGTTAAGAAATTGTCGCAAAGCTTGTCGAAACTGATGCAGCTTCAATTAAATGACCCAACCGAAAAGACGTGGGATAATATTCTTTACAATTTCCACCAACTTCAAAAGGAGTTTACTAGCAAGCACAATGGAGATTTTGGCCTCAACACAACAGAAGCTGAGAATGAGAATGCATTTGCCAAGTTTAAATTCCAATCATGGGATGCATTTTATCAATTGATTCATAAACTGATTACCAAGGAAAAAGTTTTGCAGcaacttcaaacaagattTGATGATAAGTTTAGGTATGATGTTAATGGCTTGCCAAAATTGTACCAAAACTCGCGTGAATTAGAAGAATCCTTTGCTGTTGCTAAAGAACACGCTCTTGGAGTATTGCCTATTTTGACGATTGCCAAGCTCAGTGACGATTCTGAGATTATCCCCGATGTTGATATTTTTAACAAGCTGTTGAGAGTTAAATACTCAGCTAGTAATCGTGTTGGAAACTATAatgaagaaggaggagaagaagaagaagacgaagacgaagatgaagatgatgatgatgttgcaCTGAATGGCTTTGCTGACATTATCAATGAAGTTGAGAAGGCAGAAATTATGGCCAAGTTTAGAAAAGAGATTGATGCGAAATTCATGGAAACAAAACGTTCAATTGTTCAGCATGTCACGCAAATTCCATACTATATTTACATTataattcttttgttgGGCTGGAATGAATTTATGGCAGTTGTGAGAAACCCATTTACATTTTCACTTGCAATTATTTTGGGTGCTTCATTATACATTTTGTACACTatgaatttgttgaaacCCGCATTGACTGTGACACAACGACTTGTTGATGAAGTTATTGCTGTTGGTAAAGAAAAGCTTAGAGAAGTGTTGATTGACGATCACCACATCCAAGCACACAATTTGGATAAAATGACAGGGAAAGTGAAGGTGGGCATACACGAGGAAAAtgcaaaagaagatgaagacgCAACTGATTTTTTAAAACCTAAACCAACACAAGTAGATGTGACTTCTCGAAATGTTGTGGAGGAAGAATAA
- the NAG4_1 gene encoding Synaptic vesicle transporter SVOP — MSTDSNTVDNASVDSEKITSYGDAMQNPTQNNESIHRTDTILSRLRSRHSDDVEDEKELKRLVTNNQGVEKIKTELRDRAGALGPLEEPYDLKLVQTHPDPNSDFNEADPYKYPVDMESGLRLVEFVEHDKGNPKSWGRARKWLYTMVLGGMCYVVALGSAIVTGDMSGPAKTFGVSEEVVILASVTVFVIGFGVGPLVFAPMSEEVGRKPIYAVTLFVAVIFIIPCGAARNIGTLLVCRLIDGIAFSAPMTLIGGSLADIWDGPERGVAMAIFSAAPFLGPVCGPVFGGLLGDYTSTWRWIYWAFLIIAGVFYAIFIVVVPETHHGTLLKKRSKKLRKDTGDTRYRSLNEIEVREFKDVAKTSLLRPFVLLSELIVFLMTIYMAILYGLLYMFFFAYPVIYMEGKGWSASMTGVMFIPIGVGVMIATIAAPFFNNDYNRRAQKYRDRGELPPAELRLIPMMVSCWFVPASLFSFAWSSYPHLSWAGPCFSGLGAGFGFCCLYNPANNYIVDSYQHYAASALAAKTFVRSIWGACVPLFTIQMYHRLGYEWASTLMAFISLACCAIPYLFFIFGARIRAFSKYAYAPKPGDIAPTGDFGH; from the coding sequence ATGTCTACTGATTCAAATACGGTAGATAACGCGAGTGTGGACTCAGAAAAAATTACCTCCTATGGAGATGCAATGCAGAATCCTACACAAAACAATGAAAGCATCCACAGAACTGACACAATATTATCGAGATTGCGTTCTAGACACTCTGATGATGTCGAAgacgaaaaagaattgaagcGTTTGGTCACAAATAACCAAggtgttgaaaaaatcaaaactgAATTGCGTGACAGAGCTGGTGCATTGGGTCCACTTGAAGAGCCATACGATCTCAAATTAGTGCAAACCCACCCAGACCCTAACTCAGATTTTAATGAAGCCGACCCATACAAATACCCAGTTGATATGGAGTCAGGCTTGAGACTCgttgaatttgttgaacATGACAAGGGTAACCCAAAGAGCTGGGGTAGAGCTAGAAAATGGCTCTACACCATGGTGCTTGGTGGTATGTGTTATGTTGTTGCTTTAGGTTCGGCAATCGTTACTGGTGATATGAGTGGACCTGCAAAGACCTTTGGTGTCTCTGAGGAAGTTGTCATCTTAGCCTCTGTTACTGTTTTCGTTATTGGTTTTGGTGTTGGTCCATTGGTATTTGCACCCATGTCGGAAGAAGTTGGTAGAAAACCAATATATGCTGTTACGTTATTTGTTGCCGTTATCTTTATCATTCCTTGTGGTGCTGCCAGAAACATTGGAACTTTACTTGTGTGTCGTTTGATTGATGGTATTGCTTTTAGTGCACCAATGACCTTGATTGGTGGTTCCTTGGCTGATATTTGGGATGGTCCTGAAAGAGGTGTAGCTATGGCTATTTTCTCTGCTGCCCCATTCTTGGGTCCCGTTTGTGGTCCCGTGTTTGGTGGTTTGCTTGGTGACTATACCTCTACTTGGAGATGGATCTACTGGGCATTCTTGATTATTGCCGGTGTATTCTACGCCatctttattgttgttgttcccGAGACCCACCATGGTACcttgttgaagaaaagatCAAAGAAGTTGAGAAAGGATACCGGAGACACCAGATACAGAAGTTTGAATGAGATTGAAGTTAGAGAATTCAAAGACGTTGCAAAGACTTCGCTTTTGAGAccatttgttttgctttcgGAACTTATTGTGTTTTTGATGACTATTTATATGGCCATCCTCTATGGTTTGTTGTACATGTTCTTCTTTGCTTACCCAGTCATCTACATGGAAGGTAAAGGCTGGTCTGCATCAATGACCGGTGTTATGTTTATCCcaattggtgttggtgtcaTGATTGCCACTATTGCCGCACCattcttcaacaatgaCTACAACAGAAGAGCACAAAAGTACAGAGATAGGGGTGAATTGCCACCAGCAGAATTGAGATTGATTCCAATGATGGTTTCGTGTTGGTTTGTGCCTGCaagtcttttttcctttgcttGGTCATCCTATCCACATTTGTCTTGGGCCGGACCATGTTTCTCGGGCTTGGGTGCTGGTTTTGGATTCTGTTGTTTGTACAATCCTGCAAACAACTACATTGTTGACTCATACCAGCATTATGCTGCTAGTGCCTTGGCTGCAAAGACTTTTGTCAGATCAATCTGGGGTGCTTGTGTGCCATTATTCACCATTCAAATGTACCACAGATTGGGTTACGAATGGGCCAGTACATTGATGGCTTTCATTTCCTTGGCCTGTTGTGCTATCCCAtaccttttctttatctttggTGCGAGAATTAGAGCATTCTCTAAATATGCTTATGCTCCAAAACCAGGTGATATTGCCCCAACCGGTGATTTCGGTCATTAA
- the NAG5 gene encoding N-acetylglucosamine kinase 1, with translation MAQHLASSFEANHPDGLQSLKKEVNIRINSQQISGLASSEEEEEDLKSLESSTGLSPSPSSPSPSPSSSSFRSPSATPMSSNESGEYSETSSVLDSAVASFTESLTDKNLCQQSDLLYHDFKSSLAEDALAMLPNYNLSPTGEESGSYLVIDLGGSTLRVAVVDISPDLDLNRKERVKVVIEDKWIISNEYKNIDLNFFKFIASKTMEILSKQSAIDSKELIKTGITWSFPLETTDYNNGNILHVSKGYTVDPEVHGQNLKSLLETTFLEEFNVEIDVRSILNDSLAVYSAGLFLNSTMKLAMVLGTGFNLCCSLNSHEQKMHSAKLIDDKILFNTELSFFGQGLVPHFMTKYDGIIDKRLVEAEQRFKAFSKVDPETNSVFQPNELTTSGRYLPELCRLVIADLWNQKEIFTTFSEQEMDRLLNVSYDGFEGEIMCIVDECNDYQEINAKMCKCYNWNKAIPETDIKMLKTITAAVIQRAAFIVANSIIAFFKLQREFNTDDQLKGHLSVGFVGSVLVYFHNYRDLVLKYVNSSQDAQREGYTIDLQLVENSSIVGAAIGAAYHS, from the coding sequence ATGGCACAGCATTTAGCATCAAGTTTCGAGGCAAACCACCCTGATGGCTTACAAAGCCTCAAAAAGGAGGTAAATATTAGAATCAACTCTCAGCAGATCTCTGGTCTTGCATCAtcagaagaggaagaggaagatcTTAAATCATTGGAATCATCCACAGGGTTGTCACCATCGCcttcatcaccatcaccatcaccatcatcatcttcatttcgCTCTCCCTCCGCTACACCAATGTCCAGCAATGAGTCGGGAGAGTATCTGGAAACTTCTTCTGTATTAGACCTGGCCGTTGCCTCCTTCACAGAGTCTTTAACAGATAAAAATCTTTGTCAACAATCAGATTTGCTTTACCACGATTTCAAAAGTTCGCTTGCGGAAGACGCACTAGCAATGTTGCCCAACTACAACTTGTCGCCCACGGGAGAAGAGAGTGGCCTGTACTTGGTTATTGACTTGGGCGGATCGACATTAAgagttgctgttgttgatatatCTCCAGACTTGGACTTGAACAGGAAGGAACGTGTCAAGGTTGTTATCGAGGACAAATGGATTATATCCAACGAGTACAAGAATATCGACCttaatttctttaaatttatTGCATCCAAGACGATGGAGATTCTACTGAAACAATCAGCTATAGATTCAAAGGAATTGATCAAAACAGGAATCACATGGTCTTTTCCTTTGGAGACAACAGATTACAATAACGGAAATATCCTCCATGTATCCAAAGGTTATACTGTTGACCCGGAAGTGCATGGTCAAAACTTGAAATCTTTGCTTGAAACTACATTTCTTGAAGAGTTTAATGTTGAAATCGATGTTAGATCAATTTTAAATGACTCATTGGCTGTGTACTCTGCAGGACTATTTTTAAACTCTACAATGAAATTGGCCATGGTTTTGGGAACTGGGTTCAACTTGTGCTGCTCGTTAAACTCACACGAGCAGAAAATGCACTCAGCAAAACTCATTGACGACAAGATACTATTCAATACCGAATTATCCTTTTTTGGTCAAGGGTTGGTTCCCCATTTTATGACAAAATACGATGGAATCATAGACAAAAGACTTGTAGAGGCAGAACAACGGTTCAAAgcattttcaaaagttgACCCCGAGACCAATTCAGTCTTTCAACCCAATGAACTAACAACAAGTGGCAGGTACTTACCTGAATTATGTCGTTTAGTGATTGCCGACCTTTGGAATCAGAAGGAAATTTTCACTACATTTAGTGAACAAGAAATGGATCGACTATTAAATGTGTCATACGATGGATTTGAAGGTGAGATTATGtgcattgttgatgaatgCAATGATTACCAAGAGATTAATGCGAAAATGTGTAAGTGCTACAATTGGAACAAGGCGATTCCGGAAACCGATATCAAGATGCTCAAGACAATCACAGCGGCTGTTATTCAAAGGGCAGCGTTCATAGTTGCAAACTCCATAATtgcatttttcaaattacaGAGAGAGTTTAATACCGATGACCAACTTAAAGGCCACTTGAGTGTTGGGTTTGTTGGATCAGTGTTGGTGTATTTTCACAATTATAGGGACTTGGTATTGAAGTATGTCAATTCCAGCCAAGATGCGCAAAGAGAAGGTTATACAATAGATTTGCAATTGGTGGAAAATAGCTCAATTGTCGGTGCAGCTATAGGTGCAGCCTACCATTcatga
- the NAG2 gene encoding N-acetyl-glucosamine-6-phosphate deacetylase (MEROPS:MER0033184; CAZy:CE9): protein MTVTRFTNCHLIDNGKVYHDQDLYFDNETRKICSAPASANEISNTINLKGQMLAPGLLDIQNNGIYGLNFSNLNDKSSASDIADFKRFYQDAMAKYLTTGVTATCPTVTSNFPSVYRKVLPIYKPSRLEDQTDSLGAHLEGPFINLQKKGCHPTETFVDAKGGERKLLEVYGSSESLRDNVCIITAAPEIDGVLDLIPFITKHNIVYAIGHTMTDYETGVKAIEKGCTMITHMYNAMPQPHHRNAGVVGLINLPNGEGTNTVSPSPSIASAKDKTPYFGLICDGVHVDPSMANLAYRSNPEKCVLVTDAMHLIGLPDGEYKWDGQIIVKTGDRLYLKGTDTLAGAATTLPQCIRNLMKWANISLATAVKLATNNAALSIGVEKERGYLNVGCDADFIVLNKEGYVTRVFKLGNEIKSSDLSVGDSSYPAESRLAAAL, encoded by the coding sequence atgacGGTTACAAGATTCACAAATTGCCATTTGATAGATAACGGAAAAGTTTACCATGACCAGGATCTTTACTTTGATAATGAGACAAGAAAGATTTGTTCCGCACCTGCCTCAGCAAATGAAATATCAAACACCATCAACTTGAAAGGACAGATGTTGGCACCTGGTTTGCTCGATATACAGAATAACGGAATCTACGGTTTGAATTTCTCAAACTTGAATGACAAGTCTTCGGCTCTGGATATTGCCGATTTCAAGAGATTTTACCAAGATGCCATGGCAAAGTACTTGACAACGGGTGTTACAGCTACTTGCCCCACCGTTACATCCAATTTCCCAAGCGTTTACCGCAAGGTGCTTCCCATATACAAACCATCGAGATTAGAAGATCAAACCGACTCGCTTGGTGCACACTTGGAAGGCCCATTTATCaacttgcaaaagaaaggtTGCCATCCAACAGAAACTTTTGTAGATGCAAAGGGAGGCGAAAGGAAATTGCTTGAAGTTTATGGAAGCTCAGAGTCATTACGTGACAATGTGTGCATCATTACTGCAGCACCCGAAATTGACGGCGTACTTGACTTGATACCATTCATCACAAAACACAATATTGTATATGCCATTGGCCATACCATGACGGATTATGAAACCGGGGTGAAGGCAATTGAGAAAGGATGCACAATGATTACACACATGTACAATGCTATGCCGCAGCCACACCACCGTAATGCTGGAGTAGTCGGCTTGATCAATCTTCCCAACGGTGAAGGTACCAACACcgtttctccttctccctCTATTGCTTCAGCAAAGGATAAAACACCTTATTTTGGTTTGATTTGTGATGGGGTACATGTTGATCCTTCGATGGCAAACCTTGCGTATAGATCCAACCCTGAAAAATGTGTTTTAGTCACGGATGCTATGCACTTGATTGGTTTGCCAGACGGCGAATACAAATGGGATGGACAGATCATTGTAAAGACTGGCGATAGACTCTATTTAAAAGGAACAGATACGTTGGCCGGTGCTGCAACCACATTACCTCAATGTATTCGAAATTTGATGAAATGGGCCAATATTTCATTGGCAACTGCAGTGAAGCTCGCTACAAACAATGCTGCTTTGTCCATTGGTGTTGAAAAGGAGCGCGGATACTTGAATGTTGGCTGCGATGCCGATTTCATCGTTTTAAACAAAGAGGGATACGTGACAAGGGTGTTTAAACTCGGAAATGAAATCAAGTCGTCAGATCTTTCGGTGGGCGATTCATCGTATCCAGCAGAGTCCAGACTAGCCGCTGCTTTGTAG
- the NAG4_3 gene encoding Synaptic vesicle transporter SVOP produces the protein MSDSNSTVARNSIDSNKITSYNEALNKDATDASNSLEKAHSGMSAQEKELQKIRTHQEGLERILTELHEGAGMLGAAEQPYDIKRVETHPDPNSDFNDADPWKYPIDADTGLRLVQWTDDDKENPKKLSLAMKWLYTACLGSICFIVALGSAIVTGDLERPAAYFGVSEEVIILASVTMFVLGFGFGPLLFAPMSEEVGRKPIYAVTLALGVIFIIPCGAAKNIGTMIICRLIDGVAFSAPMTLIGGSLADIWDGPERGTAMAVFSAAPFLGPVVGPIFGGLLADNAPTWRWIYWTFLIIAGVFYVLFIVIVPETHHGILLKKRAKKLRKLTGDDRYKSFNELEIRTFAQVAKQSLLRPFILLSELIVFLMTLYMSVVYGLLYMFFFAYPMVFQEGKGWSASMTGVMFIPIGVGVVTCTLVAPLFNRDYNRRAQQYRDRGELPPPELRLIPMMISCWFVPASLFAFAWSSYPHISWAGPCFSGFGAGFGFCCLYNPANNYIVDSYQHYAASALAAKTFVRSVWGACVPLFTIQMYHRLGYEWASSLMAFISLACCAIPYLFFIYGERIRAFSKYAYAPNMDAKKPDIEKSGH, from the coding sequence ATGTCGGATTCAAACTCAACGGTAGCCAGGAATAGTATTGATTCCAATAAGATTACCTCATATAATGAGGCCCTCAACAAGGATGCCACAGACGCTAGCAACAGCTTAGAGAAAGCCCACTCTGGAATGTCAGCACAGGAAAAGGAGTTGCAAAAGATTAGAACCCACCAAGAGGGTCTTGAAAGAATCTTGACTGAATTGCATGAAGGTGCTGGTATGCTTGGTGCTGCTGAACAACCATACGATATTAAGCGTGTTGAAACACATCCAGATCCAAACTCAGACTTTAACGATGCTGATCCATGGAAATACCCTATTGATGCTGATACTGGTTTGAGACTTGTTCAGTGgactgatgatgataaagaaaaccCCAAGAAGTTGTCGTTGGCTATGAAATGGTTATACACTGCTTGCTTGGGTTCGATTTGCTTTATTGTTGCTCTTGGTTCAGCCATCGTTACTGGTGACTTGGAGAGACCAGCTGCTTATTTTGGAGTCTCTGAAGAAGTGATTATCCTTGCATCCGTTACCATGTTTGTCCTTGGTTTCGGTTTTGGTCCATTGTTGTTTGCTCCTATGTCGGAAGAAGTTGGTAGAAAACCAATTTATGCTGTCACTTTGGCATTAGGTGTTATCTTTATCATTCCATGTGGTGCTGCTAAAAACATTGGTACCATGATCATTTGTCGTTTaattgatggtgttgctttTAGTGCACCAATGACCTTGATTGGTGGTTCCTTGGCTGACATTTGGGATGGTCCTGAAAGAGGTACTGCTATGGCTGTGTTCTCTGCTGCTCCATTTTTGGGTCCTGTTGTTGGTCCAATTTTTGGTGGATTATTGGCTGACAATGCTCCTACTTGGAGATGGATCTACTGGACTTTTTTGATCATTGCTGGTGTTTTCTACGTTTTGTTTATCGTTATTGTTCCTGAAACCCACCACGGAAtccttttgaaaaagagagcCAAGAAGTTGAGAAAATTGACTGGTGATGATAGATACAAGAGTTTTAATGAGCTTGAAATTAGAACATTTGCCCAAGTTGCTAAACAATCTCTTTTGAGACCatttattttgctttccGAGTTGATTGTGTTTTTGATGACACTTTATATGTCAGTGGTTTACGGTTTGTTGTACATGTTCTTCTTTGCATACCCTATGGTTTTCCAAGAAGGTAAAGGTTGGTCTGCCTCAATGACCGGTGTCATGTTTATCCcaattggtgttggtgttgttacTTGTACATTAGTTGCACCTCTTTTCAACAGAGACTACAACAGAAGAGCTCAGCAATACAGGGACAGGGGTGAATTGCCACCACCAGAATTGAGATTGATTCCAATGATGATTTCATGTTGGTTTGTGCCTGCAAGTCTTTTCGCATTTGCTTGGTCATCTTACCCACACATCTCATGGGCAGGTCCATGTTTCTCAGGTTTCGGTGCTGGTTTTGGATTCTGTTGTTTGTATAATCCTGCAAACAACTACATTGTTGACTCATACCAGCATTATGCTGCTAGTGCCTTGGCTGCAAAGACTTTTGTCAGATCGGTTTGGGGTGCTTGTGTGCCATTATTCACGATCCAAATGTACCACAGATTAGGCTACGAATGGGCCAGTTCGTTGATGGCTTTCATTTCCTTGGCTTGTTGTGCTATCCCAtaccttttctttatctatGGTGAGAGAATTAGAgcattctccaaatatGCTTATGCTCCAAACATGGACGCTAAAAAACCAGACATTGAGAAGAGTGGTCATTAA